One Schistocerca nitens isolate TAMUIC-IGC-003100 chromosome 1, iqSchNite1.1, whole genome shotgun sequence DNA segment encodes these proteins:
- the LOC126212405 gene encoding putative mediator of RNA polymerase II transcription subunit 26, which produces MTSSSAAAAAAAAASYQRVLQQPWVATPAGAASVAHAAGGSSTGKLRATARHHQHQHHHSHHQGVPHLQQCSSAAEPGPEHHAARRAASTTVNAPWGRAPKRARHAPVLHQQQQQQQQQLQPVVASAAEDVATSWSHQQLQQQQQQQQQQLQNHVPQQHQNHHQAITHQQQAWLAQHQHQQQQQHHQQQQPLQQQPVPSSRQQPQVPCKECGTACKACLVQQQQHNQLQLQQQQQQQQQQQNNNNLACVGEHWAASDAAGSSSYYNHCRGASEDSSRVLWNNDNMLRLFQV; this is translated from the coding sequence ATGACGTCGTCTtcggcggcggcagctgcggcggcggccgcGTCCTACCAGAGGGTACTGCAGCAGCCGTGGGTGGCGACCCCGGCAGGTGCGGCGTCGGTGGCGCATGCCGCGGGCGGCAGCAGCACTGGCAAGTTGCGGGCAACTGCGCGTcatcaccaacaccaacaccatcaCAGCCATCACCAAGGGGTGCCGCATTTGCAGCAGTGCAGCTCAGCGGCGGAGCCCGGACCAGAGCACCACGCTGCTCGCCGCGCTGCCTCCACCACCGTGAACGCTCCGTGGGGCCGCGCTCCGAAGAGGGCGAGACACGCACCGGTCCTgcaccagcagcaacaacagcagcagcagcagctgcaaccAGTCGTTGCCTCGGCAGCTGAGGATGTTGCTACCAGTTGGTCACATCaacagctacaacaacaacaacaacaacaacagcagcagctacAAAACCATGTGCCACaacaacaccagaatcatcatcaGGCAATTACACATCAACAACAGGCGTGGCTGGCTCAACAccagcaccaacaacaacaacagcaccaccaacaacaacaacccttgcaACAGCAACCAGTACCATCATCCCGCCAACAACCACAAGTGCCATGCAAAGAATGCGGAACTGCTTGCAAGGCCTGCCTAGTCCAGCAGCAGCAACACAATCAActccagctgcagcagcagcagcagcaacaacaacaacagcagaataACAACAACTTGGCGTGCGTCGGAGAACACTGGGCTGCTAGTGATGCTGCGGGCTCGTCCTCCTACTACAACCACTGCCGTGGTGCAAGCGAAGACAGCTCTCGCGTCCTCTGGAATAACGACAACATGCTGCGCCTATTCCAGGTGTAG